Proteins encoded in a region of the candidate division WOR-3 bacterium genome:
- a CDS encoding YncE family protein — protein MKRILGLFVLIILLFFINCGRRSFFPNQVIATISVGRGPQGIGVLPNGQYLYVANFYENTVSVIRVWDNQVITTIPVGDGPDGIAVLPNGEYMYVTNHRSDDVYIIRTSDNQVVGRIEVGDGPEGIVISPDGEYIYVTNHHSNDISVIEVSSNQVINTIPVSNGQLDWITISPNGRFAYVADFLNDCVFVVDLQNNQVTTTIPVGDGPQGITISPNGNYVYVSCEYDNKVVIIRTSDNQVIGNIPVGRGPCDALTLLPNGRYLYVANGNDNNVSVIRTSDNSIVSIIPVGDHPIGGICVHPSGDFVYVSNLWDNSVSVIGRSYIYPW, from the coding sequence ATGAAAAGGATATTAGGTTTATTTGTGTTAATTATTTTATTATTCTTTATTAATTGTGGAAGAAGAAGTTTTTTTCCTAATCAGGTAATTGCGACAATTTCGGTAGGCCGAGGTCCTCAAGGAATTGGAGTTTTACCAAATGGACAATATTTATATGTAGCAAATTTCTATGAAAATACTGTTTCAGTAATTAGAGTTTGGGATAACCAAGTAATTACAACAATTCCTGTTGGTGATGGTCCGGATGGAATAGCAGTTTTACCTAACGGAGAGTATATGTATGTCACTAATCATCGTAGTGATGATGTGTATATCATCCGAACTTCTGATAATCAAGTTGTTGGTCGAATTGAAGTTGGTGATGGCCCAGAAGGGATAGTTATTTCGCCCGATGGTGAATATATTTATGTTACTAATCATCATAGCAACGATATTTCAGTGATTGAAGTGAGTTCTAATCAAGTGATAAATACAATTCCAGTAAGTAATGGTCAATTAGATTGGATAACAATTTCGCCAAACGGAAGATTTGCTTATGTTGCTGATTTTTTAAATGACTGTGTTTTTGTAGTCGATTTACAAAATAATCAGGTAACAACAACTATCCCTGTCGGTGATGGTCCACAAGGCATAACTATTTCTCCAAATGGTAATTATGTTTATGTATCTTGTGAATACGATAATAAAGTGGTGATTATTAGAACAAGTGATAATCAAGTAATTGGTAATATTCCTGTAGGAAGAGGTCCTTGCGATGCCCTTACCTTATTACCTAATGGTAGATATCTTTATGTAGCAAATGGAAACGACAATAATGTATCAGTGATAAGAACAAGTGATAATAGTATTGTTTCTATAATTCCGGTTGGTGATCATCCCATCGGCGGAATTTGTGTTCATCCTTCCGGTGATTTTGTCTATGTTTCTAATTTATGGGATAATTCAGTTTCAGTTATTGGTCGTTCCTATATTTATCCTTGGTAG
- a CDS encoding glycosyltransferase family 4 protein — protein sequence MKILHLIYDDLSNPWCGGGGAIRTYEIYSRFPKNIFITIITGAYPHCKKIEKKDNIKYIRIGFPFNYFLSRLTYSLFAPYYIKKIPHDILIEDFSSHSPIFAFLYTKRPVIGLFQNIFFKYEIKNRKFFKKIQGLFSYIFEHIAIKNFKYIIAVSEVIKKEVYQINKKANIILIPYGVEQILFDSVSKEENYILFIGRYDIEQKGIDTLIYAYKNLTLELKNDLPDLYIVGKGKDEKRIEKLIVSLNLEDKVKLLPAVYGEKKKEVIESSLFICMPSRFESFGMVACEVQACGKPIIVSNIEPLNSLVINNKTGILVEKDNINQLSEAMLKLIKDKNLRKFLGENGKEWAKQFNWDILSKKQLEYYFFLSTTKDKYRNDQ from the coding sequence ATGAAAATTTTACATTTGATATATGACGATTTAAGCAATCCTTGGTGTGGTGGTGGCGGGGCAATAAGAACTTATGAAATTTATAGTAGATTTCCCAAAAATATTTTTATTACTATTATTACTGGTGCTTATCCTCATTGTAAAAAAATAGAAAAAAAGGATAATATAAAATATATAAGAATCGGTTTTCCCTTTAATTATTTTCTATCTCGCTTAACTTATTCACTTTTTGCTCCTTATTATATTAAAAAAATTCCTCATGATATCTTAATTGAAGATTTTTCTAGTCATTCACCAATTTTTGCTTTTTTATACACTAAGCGACCGGTTATTGGTCTTTTTCAAAATATCTTTTTTAAATATGAAATAAAAAATAGAAAATTTTTCAAAAAAATCCAAGGTTTATTTTCTTATATTTTTGAACATATTGCAATTAAGAATTTTAAATATATTATTGCCGTTTCAGAAGTAATTAAAAAAGAAGTCTATCAAATAAATAAAAAAGCAAATATTATTTTAATCCCTTATGGTGTCGAACAAATCCTTTTTGATTCTGTTTCTAAAGAGGAAAATTATATTCTTTTTATTGGTAGATATGATATTGAACAAAAGGGGATTGATACCCTTATTTATGCTTATAAAAACCTTACTTTAGAATTAAAAAATGATTTACCTGATTTATATATTGTTGGTAAAGGGAAGGATGAAAAAAGAATAGAAAAGTTAATTGTTTCTTTAAATTTGGAAGATAAAGTTAAATTATTACCAGCAGTTTATGGCGAAAAAAAGAAAGAAGTTATTGAAAGTTCTTTATTTATCTGTATGCCTTCTCGTTTTGAGTCTTTTGGTATGGTTGCTTGTGAAGTCCAGGCTTGTGGCAAACCAATAATTGTATCCAATATTGAGCCTCTAAATTCCTTAGTGATTAATAACAAAACAGGTATCTTGGTTGAAAAAGATAATATAAATCAATTAAGTGAGGCAATGTTAAAATTAATTAAAGATAAAAATCTAAGAAAATTTTTAGGAGAAAACGGAAAAGAATGGGCAAAACAATTTAACTGGGATATTTTATCCAAAAAACAATTAGAATATTATTTTTTTCTATCAACTACCAAGGATAAATATAGGAACGACCAATAA
- a CDS encoding glycosyltransferase family 4 protein, producing MKILHIATAFARNEKDIITPWLTETLKRLNEENIHCEVFTSSYLGLKNHQIFNIPVYRFRYFFKKHERLTHEENVPDRLKKGLFYKFLLIFYLFFGILNLAILLRRKKYDIIHIHWPLPHFFFAYISQFFASKKPKLISSFYGVEFKFLKSALIKSLIKFIIKKSDKITAISNYTSNEIKKYYVREIKIIPFGAAVKVLAEKAEEKEEKKSDKKTILFVGRLVKRKGVNYLILALKEVLKEIEAKLIIIGDGSERRNLENLTKELELTNYVEFKGFVSDRELAYYYKNCDLFVLPAIIDERGDTEGLGVVLLEAMVYKKPVIASAVGGILDIVKDYENGILVPEKEPQILKEKILEILRNEELAQKLGENGYRFVKENFSWERIINDLKDLYKETLKK from the coding sequence ATGAAAATTCTTCACATTGCTACTGCTTTTGCTCGTAACGAAAAAGATATTATTACTCCTTGGCTTACCGAAACATTAAAAAGATTAAACGAAGAAAATATTCATTGTGAAGTTTTTACTTCCAGTTATCTTGGTCTAAAAAATCACCAAATTTTTAATATCCCTGTTTATCGCTTCCGATATTTTTTTAAAAAACATGAAAGATTAACTCACGAAGAGAATGTGCCGGATAGATTAAAAAAAGGGCTCTTTTATAAATTTCTTTTAATCTTTTATCTTTTTTTTGGTATTTTAAATTTAGCAATTTTATTGAGAAGAAAGAAATACGATATCATTCATATCCACTGGCCGCTTCCCCATTTTTTCTTTGCCTATATCTCCCAATTTTTTGCTTCCAAAAAACCAAAATTGATAAGTAGTTTTTATGGCGTGGAATTTAAATTTTTAAAATCAGCATTAATTAAAAGTTTAATAAAATTTATTATCAAAAAAAGTGATAAGATTACGGCTATTTCTAACTATACAAGTAATGAAATAAAAAAATACTATGTTCGGGAAATTAAGATTATTCCTTTCGGTGCTGCTGTAAAAGTTTTGGCAGAAAAAGCAGAAGAAAAAGAAGAGAAAAAATCTGATAAGAAAACTATCTTATTTGTTGGTCGGTTAGTCAAAAGAAAAGGAGTTAATTATTTAATTTTAGCATTAAAAGAAGTATTAAAAGAAATAGAAGCAAAACTTATTATTATTGGTGATGGAAGCGAAAGAAGAAATTTAGAAAACTTAACAAAGGAATTAGAACTCACTAATTATGTGGAATTTAAAGGCTTTGTAAGTGATAGAGAATTGGCTTATTATTATAAAAATTGTGATTTATTTGTTTTGCCGGCAATAATTGATGAAAGAGGCGATACAGAAGGGCTTGGTGTTGTACTATTAGAAGCGATGGTCTATAAAAAACCAGTTATTGCTTCGGCGGTTGGCGGGATTTTAGATATTGTAAAAGATTATGAAAATGGAATATTGGTTCCTGAAAAAGAACCTCAAATATTAAAAGAAAAGATATTAGAAATACTAAGAAACGAAGAATTAGCTCAAAAATTAGGAGAAAATGGTTATAGATTTGTAAAAGAAAATTTCTCTTGGGAAAGGATTATTAACGATTTGAAAGACCTTTACAAAGAAACTTTAAAAAAATAA
- the rpsT gene encoding 30S ribosomal protein S20, translating into MAKKRSLSVLKRIRQNRRRYLRNKARKERLKNAIKELKKITNKEEALKLFPKVQSIIDKAVKVGIIHKNKAARIKSKLAEYIASLS; encoded by the coding sequence ATGGCGAAGAAAAGAAGTCTTTCGGTATTAAAAAGGATAAGACAGAATCGGAGAAGATATTTAAGAAATAAGGCAAGAAAAGAAAGATTAAAGAATGCTATTAAAGAGCTAAAAAAAATAACCAATAAAGAAGAAGCATTAAAATTATTTCCTAAAGTACAATCAATTATTGATAAAGCAGTTAAAGTAGGTATTATCCATAAAAATAAGGCTGCTCGAATAAAAAGCAAACTTGCCGAATATATTGCTTCCCTTTCTTAA
- a CDS encoding UPF0158 family protein yields MEKKEIRINKRDLLFVLQKRLPEIDYFLDLENGEIIPVFEITKEDFERLQKSFPNRFYKISAFSGKETFFIVKNFVNLIKDKKIREEIINNLKEKATYKNFKETLKKYDKEWQEWLLYEREELLKYFKKKIEEKFSLNIHFV; encoded by the coding sequence ATGGAGAAAAAAGAAATCAGAATTAACAAACGTGATTTACTTTTTGTTTTACAGAAAAGATTACCGGAGATTGATTATTTTTTAGATTTGGAAAATGGCGAGATAATTCCTGTTTTTGAAATTACTAAAGAAGATTTTGAAAGATTACAAAAAAGTTTTCCTAATCGTTTTTATAAAATTAGTGCTTTTAGCGGAAAGGAGACTTTTTTTATTGTAAAAAACTTTGTTAATTTAATTAAAGATAAGAAAATAAGGGAAGAGATTATTAATAATCTTAAAGAAAAGGCAACCTATAAAAATTTTAAAGAGACGCTAAAAAAATATGATAAAGAGTGGCAGGAATGGCTATTATACGAAAGAGAAGAACTTTTAAAATATTTTAAGAAGAAGATAGAAGAAAAATTTTCCTTAAATATTCATTTTGTTTAA
- a CDS encoding PQQ-binding-like beta-propeller repeat protein, giving the protein MKKSIMRVVLTIILLIGFFCKKNQPPELIEANFPSTGKVNVVVDFKLKAKDPEGKEISFKLDFGDNNQSGWSPYILTESVYTDTHTYQNPGQFDINVKIKDIEGKETEWIKIGKIAIAPLEIGEIFWIFTCENNGETAAFYSTPIIDEQDSVIYVACEFGHLHAIKFNGIEKWHFSLLEEERVVSSPLMDDYKYIYFVTEEGKFLSLTKEGNLRWERDLYNSFYASPALGKFNEIYLQSEDSIFAFNNTGELLWTKGVAGGNNSPIVDEEGNIYFASEKDSSIFSFDANGWLRFEFRFNSPVVNSPFFINSKKILFGLEDNRIICIDILGETLWSRNLNEPIFSSGVVLDDSVFYLITKYGSIFQGDVNGNFLPIISVSCDLTSSLVISENNCLYFRASWEDEEYDTLYGIDLNGNVIFRTPIPGEDESEDWEILSSPKVGPDGTIYISTAKGLYAIVGKGKSKNTSWYSFRKDNRNTGRR; this is encoded by the coding sequence ATGAAAAAATCGATAATGAGAGTTGTTCTGACGATAATTTTATTAATAGGTTTTTTCTGTAAAAAAAATCAGCCACCGGAATTAATAGAAGCAAATTTCCCATCAACTGGTAAAGTAAATGTGGTAGTTGATTTTAAACTAAAAGCCAAAGATCCGGAAGGAAAGGAAATAAGTTTTAAATTGGATTTTGGAGATAATAACCAATCAGGATGGTCTCCTTATATTCTTACTGAATCGGTGTATACGGATACTCATACTTATCAAAATCCTGGTCAGTTTGACATTAATGTGAAGATAAAAGATATTGAAGGTAAAGAGACAGAATGGATAAAAATAGGTAAGATTGCTATTGCTCCTTTGGAAATAGGTGAAATTTTTTGGATTTTTACCTGTGAAAATAATGGAGAGACAGCGGCTTTTTATTCAACACCAATTATTGATGAGCAAGATAGTGTGATTTATGTGGCGTGTGAATTTGGTCATTTACATGCAATTAAGTTTAATGGCATAGAAAAATGGCATTTTTCTCTTTTGGAAGAAGAAAGGGTAGTTTCTTCACCATTAATGGACGATTATAAATATATTTATTTTGTTACTGAAGAGGGTAAATTTCTTTCTTTAACCAAGGAAGGAAATCTTCGTTGGGAAAGAGATTTATATAACAGTTTTTATGCATCGCCGGCTTTAGGAAAGTTTAATGAAATTTACTTGCAAAGTGAAGATAGTATTTTTGCTTTTAATAATACTGGTGAACTTCTTTGGACAAAAGGGGTTGCTGGTGGCAATAATTCACCAATTGTTGATGAAGAAGGTAATATCTATTTCGCAAGCGAAAAGGACAGTTCGATTTTTTCTTTTGATGCTAATGGTTGGTTAAGATTTGAATTTCGTTTTAATTCTCCAGTTGTTAATTCACCATTTTTTATTAATAGTAAAAAAATTCTTTTTGGTTTAGAAGATAATAGAATAATTTGCATTGATATTCTAGGAGAGACTTTGTGGTCAAGAAATTTAAATGAACCAATATTTTCTTCAGGTGTAGTATTAGATGATTCGGTTTTTTACTTAATTACCAAGTATGGAAGTATATTCCAAGGAGATGTTAATGGTAATTTTTTACCGATTATTTCAGTATCTTGTGATTTAACTTCTTCTTTAGTAATTTCCGAAAATAATTGTCTTTATTTTCGAGCGAGTTGGGAGGATGAAGAGTATGATACTTTATATGGCATTGACTTAAATGGTAATGTGATTTTTCGCACACCAATTCCTGGTGAAGACGAATCAGAAGATTGGGAGATTTTATCTTCACCAAAGGTTGGGCCAGATGGTACAATCTACATAAGCACAGCAAAAGGTTTATATGCAATCGTTGGCAAAGGAAAATCCAAAAATACTAGTTGGTATTCTTTTAGAAAAGATAATAGAAATACGGGAAGAAGATAA
- the ileS gene encoding isoleucine--tRNA ligase, whose translation MEDKKFLSVPQIPDFVKIEHKILKFWQENNFLKQLMEKNKGKKKFSFLDGPITANNPMGVHHAWGRTYKDVIQRYKAQKGFDQRFQNGFDCQGLWVEVEVEKELGFKSKKDIEKFGIDKFVEKCKERVLKYSQIQTQQSIRLGQWMDWENSYYTMSDENNYTIWYFLKKCHEQGWIYKGEDVVPWCPRCGTAISQHEIVTEGYKELVHPGVYLQFPVKGKEKHYLLVWTTTPWTLTANVACAVHPELIYVLIKHNNKFYYLLKDRLNVIEGEYEIIKEIFGKEMLNWEYEGPLSFLPVQQEVKHIVIPWEGVSAEEGTGIVHIAPGCGHEDFILGKEFSLKIICPIDEEGVFLDNYDILSKKNIKESEEIIFELLKKEDKLYKIEKYTHRYPVCWRCGVELVFRLVPEWYISMKELRYKIMEVAKQVQWIPSFGLDRELDWLRNMEDWLISKKRYWGLALPIYECECGYFDVIGGKEELKERAVEGYEKFEGHSPHRPWIDYVKIKCEKCGNKVSRIPDVGNPWLDAGIVPFSTLHYLKDKEYWKEWYPFDFAVECFPGQFRNWFYAILAMATVLENSPPVKTIFGYALVKDEKGEDMHKSKGNVIWFDEAAEKMGADIMRWIFVSHNPFENLLFGYKLGDETKRKLLTLWNCYSFFVTYARIDNFDPKKKECQINLIDIKNLLDRWLLSITNNLIRNVDAAYNNYEFNKVPKLIEKYIDDLSNWYIRRSRRRFWKSQLDYDKWSAYNTLYYALGVLIKLIAPIMPFLSEEIYQNLVVNVDERAPKSIHLNDFPEVIEDLIDKELEEKMDLCRKLVFLGRAAREKAKIKIRQPLKKIVFLKVPDKEKLNDLVSLIIDELNVKEIIFDEEKYEEENFVKVEEDNLVAFLDISLDEELLEEGFLREFIHRIQILRKEAGFDITDRVILGYQTDEKIDKVIKKNEEHIKNEILAEEIKNSVLAAKDIEKKIKVNNYEILVSLKRKIYG comes from the coding sequence ATGGAGGATAAAAAATTCTTATCAGTACCGCAAATCCCTGATTTTGTAAAAATTGAACATAAAATTTTAAAATTCTGGCAAGAAAATAATTTTCTTAAACAATTAATGGAGAAAAATAAAGGTAAAAAGAAGTTTTCTTTTCTTGATGGCCCAATTACCGCTAATAATCCAATGGGCGTCCATCATGCCTGGGGAAGAACTTATAAAGATGTTATTCAAAGATATAAAGCCCAAAAAGGTTTTGACCAAAGATTTCAAAATGGATTTGATTGCCAAGGACTCTGGGTTGAGGTAGAAGTAGAAAAAGAACTTGGTTTTAAGTCAAAGAAAGATATTGAAAAATTTGGTATTGATAAATTTGTTGAAAAGTGTAAAGAAAGAGTTTTGAAATATTCTCAAATTCAAACCCAACAGTCCATTAGACTTGGTCAATGGATGGATTGGGAAAATTCCTATTATACTATGTCTGATGAAAATAATTATACTATTTGGTATTTCTTAAAAAAGTGCCATGAGCAGGGTTGGATATATAAAGGTGAGGATGTTGTGCCTTGGTGTCCAAGATGTGGCACAGCAATTTCTCAACACGAAATTGTTACTGAAGGGTATAAAGAATTGGTACATCCTGGTGTTTATTTACAATTTCCTGTTAAAGGAAAGGAAAAACATTATCTTTTAGTCTGGACAACAACACCTTGGACATTAACTGCTAATGTTGCTTGTGCGGTTCATCCGGAACTTATATATGTTTTGATAAAACATAATAATAAATTTTATTATCTTTTAAAAGACCGGTTAAATGTAATTGAAGGCGAATACGAAATTATAAAAGAAATTTTTGGTAAGGAGATGTTAAATTGGGAATATGAAGGTCCATTAAGTTTCTTACCGGTTCAACAAGAAGTGAAACATATTGTGATTCCTTGGGAAGGAGTGAGTGCAGAAGAGGGAACGGGAATTGTCCATATTGCTCCTGGTTGTGGTCATGAAGATTTTATTTTAGGAAAAGAATTTTCTTTAAAGATTATTTGTCCGATAGATGAAGAAGGGGTTTTTTTAGACAATTATGATATTTTATCTAAGAAAAATATTAAAGAAAGTGAAGAGATTATTTTTGAGTTGTTAAAAAAAGAAGATAAGTTATATAAAATTGAAAAATATACCCATCGGTATCCAGTTTGTTGGCGTTGTGGTGTAGAATTGGTTTTTCGTCTTGTTCCAGAATGGTATATCTCAATGAAGGAATTAAGATATAAAATAATGGAAGTGGCTAAACAAGTCCAATGGATACCTTCTTTTGGTTTAGATAGAGAATTAGATTGGTTAAGAAATATGGAAGATTGGCTGATTTCTAAAAAAAGATATTGGGGTTTGGCTTTACCTATCTATGAGTGCGAATGTGGTTATTTTGATGTAATCGGTGGAAAAGAGGAACTTAAAGAAAGAGCAGTAGAAGGCTATGAAAAATTTGAAGGCCATTCTCCCCATCGTCCTTGGATTGATTATGTAAAAATTAAATGTGAAAAATGTGGAAACAAGGTCAGTCGTATTCCGGATGTCGGTAATCCTTGGTTAGATGCTGGAATAGTTCCTTTTTCTACTTTACATTATTTAAAAGATAAGGAGTATTGGAAAGAGTGGTATCCTTTTGATTTTGCAGTTGAATGTTTTCCTGGTCAATTTCGCAATTGGTTTTATGCCATTTTAGCAATGGCAACAGTTTTAGAAAATTCTCCTCCGGTAAAAACAATATTCGGTTATGCTTTGGTGAAAGATGAAAAAGGGGAAGATATGCACAAGAGCAAAGGAAATGTTATTTGGTTTGATGAAGCGGCGGAAAAAATGGGAGCCGATATAATGCGTTGGATTTTTGTTTCCCATAATCCTTTTGAAAATTTACTTTTCGGATATAAATTGGGTGACGAAACAAAAAGAAAATTGTTGACTCTTTGGAATTGTTATTCCTTTTTTGTTACCTACGCCCGAATAGATAATTTTGATCCTAAGAAAAAAGAATGTCAGATCAATCTAATAGATATCAAAAATCTTTTAGATAGATGGTTGCTTTCTATTACTAATAATCTTATTAGGAATGTTGATGCTGCATATAATAACTATGAGTTTAATAAAGTTCCTAAATTGATTGAAAAATATATCGATGATCTTTCTAATTGGTACATTCGCCGTTCTCGAAGAAGGTTTTGGAAATCCCAATTGGATTATGATAAATGGTCGGCTTATAATACTTTGTATTATGCTCTAGGAGTGTTAATTAAATTAATTGCACCAATAATGCCATTTTTGAGTGAGGAGATTTATCAGAATTTAGTTGTAAATGTTGATGAACGGGCTCCTAAAAGTATTCATCTTAATGACTTTCCTGAAGTTATAGAAGATTTGATTGATAAAGAGTTAGAGGAAAAGATGGATCTTTGTCGAAAATTAGTTTTTTTAGGGAGAGCTGCTCGCGAAAAAGCAAAAATAAAAATTCGCCAACCTTTAAAAAAGATAGTATTTTTGAAAGTTCCTGATAAAGAAAAATTAAATGATTTAGTTTCTTTGATAATTGACGAGTTGAATGTCAAAGAAATAATTTTTGATGAAGAAAAATATGAAGAAGAGAATTTCGTAAAAGTTGAAGAAGATAATCTGGTAGCTTTTTTAGATATTAGTTTAGATGAAGAACTTTTAGAGGAAGGATTTTTAAGGGAATTTATTCATCGTATTCAAATTTTAAGAAAAGAAGCTGGTTTCGATATTACTGATAGAGTTATTTTGGGGTACCAAACAGATGAAAAAATCGATAAAGTTATTAAGAAAAATGAAGAACATATTAAAAATGAAATTTTAGCAGAAGAGATTAAAAACAGTGTTTTAGCGGCGAAAGATATTGAAAAGAAAATAAAAGTCAATAATTACGAAATTTTGGTGAGTTTAAAAAGGAAAATCTATGGATAG
- a CDS encoding TraR/DksA family transcriptional regulator, with the protein MDRKKIKKLQELLIKEKEKLLRGKTHIEEILKKSPKEATGELSTYRTHIADLGSDTYQKEIAAYLTTQETQILMKIDKALRKIEEGIYGKCEKCNKEIDEGRLEAIPYAELCIDCQRELEKRQKK; encoded by the coding sequence ATGGATAGGAAAAAAATAAAAAAACTTCAGGAATTATTAATAAAAGAAAAAGAAAAATTGCTAAGAGGAAAAACTCACATTGAAGAGATTCTTAAAAAGAGTCCCAAAGAAGCGACGGGTGAGCTTTCTACTTATCGTACCCATATTGCTGACTTAGGAAGTGATACTTATCAAAAAGAAATTGCTGCCTATTTGACAACCCAAGAAACGCAGATATTGATGAAAATTGATAAAGCTTTAAGAAAAATAGAGGAAGGAATTTATGGTAAATGTGAAAAATGCAATAAAGAAATTGATGAAGGAAGACTGGAGGCAATACCTTACGCAGAACTTTGTATTGATTGTCAACGAGAATTAGAAAAACGTCAAAAAAAATAA
- the truA gene encoding tRNA pseudouridine(38-40) synthase TruA: MKNFLLTIEFDGHDFFGWQEQKNKRTVAGEIKKVLKEILRKEIKLSGMGRTDRGVSALKYFCNFRVSSDSEINLENLRKRINFLLPSEIYVKEIKEVPLDFNARYAVKRKIYCYFVTTEISPVKRYYFWEVPKEIDLKKMEEASKLFIGEKDFSKFCYYSGKGICRIEEIKIIKKNKEIIFKIIGNRFLYKMVRRIVGALIDVGINKRRIEDVENALLGKKHLPLATAPAKGLILWDCEIDPKETEKNF; the protein is encoded by the coding sequence ATGAAAAATTTTTTATTAACTATTGAATTCGACGGTCACGATTTTTTTGGATGGCAGGAACAGAAAAACAAAAGAACAGTAGCGGGAGAGATTAAAAAAGTCCTAAAAGAAATTTTGAGAAAAGAGATTAAATTATCCGGTATGGGAAGAACTGATCGGGGAGTTTCAGCCTTGAAATATTTTTGTAATTTTAGAGTTTCGAGTGACTCCGAGATAAATTTGGAAAATTTGAGAAAAAGAATAAATTTTTTATTGCCTTCTGAAATTTATGTAAAAGAAATAAAAGAAGTTCCTTTGGATTTTAATGCTCGTTACGCAGTTAAAAGAAAGATCTACTGTTATTTTGTTACGACAGAGATTTCACCAGTGAAGAGATATTATTTTTGGGAAGTTCCCAAAGAGATAGATTTAAAAAAGATGGAGGAAGCTAGTAAACTTTTTATTGGGGAAAAAGATTTTAGTAAATTTTGTTATTATTCTGGAAAAGGAATTTGTCGAATTGAAGAAATTAAAATAATAAAGAAAAACAAAGAAATAATTTTTAAAATTATTGGTAATCGTTTTTTATATAAAATGGTAAGAAGAATAGTGGGTGCTTTGATAGATGTGGGTATTAATAAAAGAAGGATAGAAGATGTTGAAAATGCTCTTTTGGGGAAAAAACATTTACCTCTTGCTACTGCTCCGGCTAAAGGATTAATTCTATGGGATTGTGAAATTGATCCAAAAGAAACAGAAAAAAATTTTTGA